The Nitratidesulfovibrio sp. DNA segment GCCTTTCGCCAACTGGTGCATCTGGACTTCAAGATATGGGGCACGGAATGGGACGGCGAGCCGTTGCTGGCGCGTCACGTGCAACAGGGCGGGGCGCGGGTGTCCGCCGAGGATTCGGTGAAGATCTACAACGCCAGCCGCATCAACCTGAACCTGCATTCCAGCATCCAGTCGCGCACCCTGGTCACCGGCGGCGACTTCGTGAACCCGCGCACCTTCGAACTGGCCAGCATCGGGGCCTTCCAACTGGTGGACCGGCGCACCCTGATGGATGAACTGTTCGCCGAGGATGAACTGGCCACCTTCGATTCCATGGACGGACTGACGGCGGCCATCGCCCATTACCTGGCCCACCCGGAGGAACGGCAGGCCATGGCGGCCCGCGCCCGGGCAAAGGTGCTGGCGCAGCATACCTACCAGCACCGCATGCGCACGCTGCTGGAGTTCATCGCCCAGCGCCGCCCCGGCTGGCCCGCCCCGCGTGCCGCCGACGGCGGGCTGCCCGCCGACCTTCCCGACGACATGCGCCGCGACCTTGCGGCCCTGCTGGACCGGCTGGGCCTGCCCGCCGACGCCGCCTTTGCGGACGTGATTACCGCCTTGCGCCAGCACAGCGGCCAGCTGACCCCGCTGGAAACGTCATTGCTGTTTCTGGATGAATGGCGCAGGCAGTACGCCTGACGCGCGAGGGGGGCATTCTGTCACCGGGCAGCACGCCACGGCGGCGTGACTGCGCGATGTCCCGCATCCACACCAGGTGCACTGCGTGAAACGATTGTGATGCTTGCCAGTGTCTACAGGATGAACTATGCGCAAGGGCATGAGCGTTCGCACAATTCGCCACCATCCGTTCCAGCGTGCACCGCTTGTCCTGCGTGCCCTGTGCGCCGTGGCGGCATGCGCGGCGCTTCTGGCGTATGCCGTCCGTCCGGCGCTGGCTGGTGGCCCGCTGCCGCAGACACTGGTGGCTGTATCCGACGAATGGGCGCCGCGCATCATGGCCGGGCCCGATGGCTTCGCCGAGGGCATCTGCCCCATGGTGCTGCGTCAGGTGGCCGATGACCTGGGGCTGGAGGTGGAGTTCGGCTTCATGCCCAAGCCGCGCCGCCAGATGGCCTTCCGCCGGGGCGAGATCAACGTGGTGCCGTGCGTTTCCCCCGTGTGGGAGGGCGTGCTTGCCGACGTGGCCGTGTATTCCGAGCCGTTCATGATGGCCACCGAGATGGTGCTGGTGCCCGCCGGGACCAAGGGGGTGTTCCGTTCCGTGCGCGACTTCGCCGGGCTGCGCGTGGGCACCATCGGCGGGTACGTCTATCACGACGGCTTCGACGAGGCCTTCGAGACGGGAATGCTGCGCCGCGAGGACGCCTACACCGTCACCCAGAACCTGCAAAAGCTGCGGGCCGGGCGCATCGACGCCATGATCGTGGACGATTACGAGTCCGCCTACTGGATGCACAAGTCCGGGTGGTCCGAGTCCGATTTTCGGGTGGCCTACGTGTTCGCCGACCCCGCGCCCATCACGGTGATGCTGCATGCCTCGCTGCGCGAGTTTCTGCCCAAGGTCAACGCCTCGCTGGCCCGCATGCGGGCCAACGGCACCCTGCGTGCCCTGTTCGCGGAATACGGGCCGCAGAAACTTGCCGCGCACCTGATCCGCTGATACGGGGCACGTTCACCCGTCCCGCACTCGGCCCCATCCTTTTTTTCCCCAACGGGCCACTTCGCTCCGTGCTCCAACCTCCTGCCAGGGAACGCGCCATGAAACTGTACCGCTATCTGACCGGCCCCGACGATTCCGCCTTCTGCCACCGCGTCACCGAGGCCCTGAACAAGGGCTGGCAACTGCACGGC contains these protein-coding regions:
- a CDS encoding glycosyltransferase yields the protein MTQSFDTSPFPESGAPASDLPRLRVLVVLPMYGGSLPIGRYCVDALRDLGHVVEAFEAPSFLGAFTALKDLKVTADRLEFLENSFLQVVSQAVLAKVETFGPDLVLCLAQAPLNHQALKRLRRDNVATAMWFVEDHKVFTYWRAFAPFYDVFAVIQRAPLLDELAAMGVRDALYLPMAALPSFHKSLELSPVDQRRYGADVAFLGAGYPNRRVAFRQLVHLDFKIWGTEWDGEPLLARHVQQGGARVSAEDSVKIYNASRINLNLHSSIQSRTLVTGGDFVNPRTFELASIGAFQLVDRRTLMDELFAEDELATFDSMDGLTAAIAHYLAHPEERQAMAARARAKVLAQHTYQHRMRTLLEFIAQRRPGWPAPRAADGGLPADLPDDMRRDLAALLDRLGLPADAAFADVITALRQHSGQLTPLETSLLFLDEWRRQYA
- a CDS encoding transporter substrate-binding domain-containing protein, coding for MSVRTIRHHPFQRAPLVLRALCAVAACAALLAYAVRPALAGGPLPQTLVAVSDEWAPRIMAGPDGFAEGICPMVLRQVADDLGLEVEFGFMPKPRRQMAFRRGEINVVPCVSPVWEGVLADVAVYSEPFMMATEMVLVPAGTKGVFRSVRDFAGLRVGTIGGYVYHDGFDEAFETGMLRREDAYTVTQNLQKLRAGRIDAMIVDDYESAYWMHKSGWSESDFRVAYVFADPAPITVMLHASLREFLPKVNASLARMRANGTLRALFAEYGPQKLAAHLIR